A region of the Desulfobacterales bacterium genome:
TTCCCGGGGCGAGTTTGTGTGGGAACCGGAGTGGCAGTACATGGTATTCCGGCCGGCTGATGCCGAACGCGGCCTTGATCCGGATTCGGACCTGTTCAGTCCGGGATATTTCCAGACCGAACTGAAAGGGGAAGACCAGGTGGAGTTGACGGCCGTGGTGCTCGATTCGTCCCGGGGAACCGCGGGGCTCCTAAAAATTCCCGGGGCCCCTCCCGTTCAAGCCTGTTTTGAAAAAGAAGAGACCTTCTTTAGACCGATTGATGATCTCACGGCCGCTTTAAGGCATTATGTGGTCCGGCGGGGCGATCTTAAGACCGTGATTGCCGGATACCCCTGGTTTTTGGACTGGGGCCGCGACGCCCTGATTTTTACGCGCGGTTTGATCGCGGCCGGTAAAACCGCCGAGGCCCGCGATATTATCAAACTCTTCGGGCAATATGAAGAAAACGGCACCCTGCCCAACATGATCCGGGGGGCTGATGCCGGCAACCGCGACACGTCTGATGCGGCGCTGTGGTTTTTTACGGTTTGCGCCGATATGGTCCGGGCCGAAGGCAAAGAATCCTTTCTGGATGAACCCTGCGGCAATCGCAGCGTCCGCCAGGTTTTGATAGCCATGGTCCGATCGCTGATGGACGGGACCCCCAACGGCATCTGTATGGACCCGGACTCGGGGCTCCTTTTCAGCCCCTCGCATTTTACCTGGATGGATACCAACCATCCCGCGGGAACACCCCGGGAAGGGTATCCGGTTGAAATTCAATCCTTATGGATTGCGGGGCTTTTGTTTCTGGCTCAAATCGATGCGTCTAAAGCCGGGGGGCGATGGCAGCAGTTGAGCCTCAAAGCGCGTTCGTCGCTCCTTGAGCTCTTCCCGCTGCGGGATGAGGGCTACATGTCGGATTGCCTGCACGCCGGGCCCGGCACACCTGCGCGTCAGGCCAAACCGGATGACGCCCTTCGGCCCAACCAGCTTTTGGCATTGACGCTGGGTGCTGTCGGCGACGACACCCGTAGCCGCAAAATTTTGTCCGCCTGTGAAGAACTTCTGGTCCCCGGGGCGATCCGCAGCCTGGCGGACCGGCCGCTGAAGTTTCCCCTGCCGATTGTCCATCAGGGGAGAGCCCTCAACGACCCCGGCCGGCCCTATCAGGGCAAATATGCGGGTGATGAGGATCTACAGCGCAAGCCGGCCTATCACAATGGAACCGCCTGGACCTGGATGTTTCCCAGTTTCTGCGAGGCCTGGGTGGCGGTATACGGCGATAACGCCAGAGAAACGGCCCTGTCGTGGCTGTCCAGCAGTTCTGCGCTGCTGCATCAGGGATGTGTGGGCCACCTGCCGGAGATAATAGACGGCGATTTTCCCCATATCTCCCGGGGCTGCGATGCCCAGGCGTGGGGTGCCAGCGAATGGGTGCGGGTGTGGATGAAATTAAAGGCATCATAATTTAAAAACAAACAATTGAATCCTTTCCCGCCCTGACGGGATTGACCCCTGGAACCCTTTTTCACGACTTGATTAAAGTAGTGTAGGCAAAGGAATTTTATGTTAGTTTCGCCTGACGATAAACTGTGATATACAATATTAATTTTGACACATTTGTAAAAAGTCCCAAATCCCGTCATGCCTGCGCAGGCAGGCATCCAGAACCGTTTAAAATCAATGGATTCCCGCTTTTGCGGGAATGACGATGAAGGCGCATTTTCGACTTTTTACGAGACCATCCCAATTTTGGAACATTATATATAGAGGTGCTTGATACATGAGTCGATTACAGACATTTCAGGTGTTTCCTTGCATTCCGGAACCCCTTTCATTTATAGAAGAATTGTCCCGCAACATGTGGTGGAGCTGGCAATATGATGCCAGAGAACTATTCCGGCGGATAGATCCGCGCTTGTGGAAAGGCGCAGCTCGCCGAAATGCCGTACTTTTTTTAACCCTGGTCGACCCCCGTCGATTTGAGGAACTGGCCAAGGACAACAGCTTTTTAGCCTATCAGCGCCGGGTTCAAGAACATTTTCAAAGCATGGTCTGTATCCCCCGGGAACAATTTGCGACCACACTGGGCCCGGAAGGAAAAATTGTCTATTTTTCCATGGAGTTCGGAATCCATGAAAGCCTGCCGCTGTATGCCGGCGGTCTGGGAATCCTGGCCGGCGATCATTTGAAGGCTGCTTCGGACAGGGTGCTTCCCATGGCAGCGGTGGGGCTCTTGTACCGCCAAGGATATTTTTCTCAATTTCTCAACCAGGAAGGCACCCAGCAGGAAGAATACCCGGAAACGGATTTTTTTCATCTACCCATCGGACGGGCAAAAGATCCGCTGGATAAAGAGCTGTATGTGTCCATTGCCGGCCCGGACGGTGAGATCCAAGCGGCCGTATGGAAGGCCCAGGTTGGTTGCGTACCCCTTTTTCTGCTGGATACCAATCTGCCTGAAAATTCACCCGATATCCGCAACATTACGTCGACGCTTTATGCCGGCGACGCCAGAACCCGATTGGCCCAGGAGATGCTGCTGGGAATAGGGGGCATGCGCGCTCTGCTGGCCATGGGGATTAATCCGGCGGTGTGCCATATGAATGAGGGGCATTGCGCTTTTGCCGGCTTGGAGCGGCTGGCGCATGTGGTGTCGACCTACCACGTTGATTTAAAAACCGCCTGGGAGATCGTTTCCCGGACCAATGTGTTTACCACCCACACACCGGTCATGGCCGGACATGATGAATTTCCGGCCGATATGGTCCGGCCGTATCTGGAACCGCTCCAGACGCGGCTGGGCGTTTCAAAAGATGAGATCCTGTCCTGGGGACAGGCGGCCGGTTCCGGTCCGAATGGACCCCTGTCAATGTTCGTCCTGGGGCTGCGCCTGTCCCAGGACCGCAACGGTGTGAGCCGGCTGCATGGCCAGGTAGCCCGCAGAATGTGGGCCCATGTCTGGCCCGGCGTACCGGAGGATGAAGTTCCCATCAGCCACATTACCAACGGGGTGCATGTTCCCTCCTGGATTTCCTACGAACTGGCGCTGCTGTTTGAGCGCTACCTGGGATCGGACTGGGACAAGCACGCTGAAAATCATGATATCAGCAAGCGCATCGATGAAATCTATGCGGAAGAGCTTTGGCTGGCCCATGAAATGAACCGCACCCGCCTGATACGCTTCTGCCGGGAGCGGATGCTTCAACAGTACGGCCGTCGCAATGCGCCCAAAGCCATGATGGAGGATGCGGAATCGGTTCTGGACCAGGATATT
Encoded here:
- the glgP gene encoding alpha-glucan family phosphorylase, whose protein sequence is MSRLQTFQVFPCIPEPLSFIEELSRNMWWSWQYDARELFRRIDPRLWKGAARRNAVLFLTLVDPRRFEELAKDNSFLAYQRRVQEHFQSMVCIPREQFATTLGPEGKIVYFSMEFGIHESLPLYAGGLGILAGDHLKAASDRVLPMAAVGLLYRQGYFSQFLNQEGTQQEEYPETDFFHLPIGRAKDPLDKELYVSIAGPDGEIQAAVWKAQVGCVPLFLLDTNLPENSPDIRNITSTLYAGDARTRLAQEMLLGIGGMRALLAMGINPAVCHMNEGHCAFAGLERLAHVVSTYHVDLKTAWEIVSRTNVFTTHTPVMAGHDEFPADMVRPYLEPLQTRLGVSKDEILSWGQAAGSGPNGPLSMFVLGLRLSQDRNGVSRLHGQVARRMWAHVWPGVPEDEVPISHITNGVHVPSWISYELALLFERYLGSDWDKHAENHDISKRIDEIYAEELWLAHEMNRTRLIRFCRERMLQQYGRRNAPKAMMEDAESVLDQDILTIGFARRFATYKRSYLLLMDTDRLEALITSKTRPIQFVFAGKAHPKDQEGKDLIKLLIHFGRKASVRHRFIFLEDYDPNIARHLIQGADVWLNTPRRPYEACGTSGMKAALNGVLNVSVLDGWWCEGYSEDCGWKIGNGEEHSDIAYQDAVESQALYNILENDVIPCFYERKNGDVPLRWMKMMKASMKMAIEKFCSHKMVDEYARRFYQPAAERFQTLIQNEAAEAKRLRDCRERLKTHWGKIKVHLPAKESEGPFRVGETLKVTAAVHLGELRPDEVDVELYYGHLKSLGLLKDGATEPMFMTEERGNGDYLYSGVVTCNSSGRFGFTARITPQGDDLTKFSPGLITWA